From a single Osmerus mordax isolate fOsmMor3 chromosome 14, fOsmMor3.pri, whole genome shotgun sequence genomic region:
- the LOC136956043 gene encoding neuronal acetylcholine receptor subunit non-alpha-3-like — translation MKFTVILICMSFAIGDATIEAPEDFVSLAEMEDALLKNLFRGYQKWVRPVLHANDTITVRFGLKISQLVDVDEKNQLMTTNVWLWQEWVDVKLKWDPNDYGGITSIRVPSETIWLPDIVLYENADGRFEGSLMTKAIVRSDGTIVWRPPASYKSSCTMDVTFFPFDRQNCPMKFGSWTYDGNMVDLVLIDHYVDRKDFFDNGEWQILNATGATGSRHDGVYWYPFLTYSFILKRLPLFYTLFLIIPCLGLSFLTVLVFYLPSDEGEKLSLSTSVLVSLTVFLLVIEEIIPSSSKVIPLIGEYLLFIMIFVTFSIIVTVFVINVHHRSSATYHPMAPWVKTLFLQRLPRLLCMRGHTDRYHYPDIELRSPELKPRGAAGKRGASGQGQGPQRGPGPGKEDENHAWLAMLEKATNSVRYISRHIKKEHFIREVVQDWKFVAQVLDRIFLWAFLTVSILGTVLIFTPALNMYLTTPP, via the exons ctccagaGGACTTTGTATCCCTGGCGGAAATGGAGGACGCATTGCTGAAGAACCTCTTCCGTGGGTACCAGAAGTGGGTGAGGCCCGTCCTGCACGCCAACGACACCATCACAGTACGCTTCGGACTCAAGATCTCACAGCTCGTCGATGTG GATGAGAAGAACCAGCTTATGACCACCAATGTCTGGCTATGGCAG GAGTGGGTGGATGTAAAGCTGAAATGGGACCCAAATGACTACGGAGGAATCACTTCCATCAGAGTTCCCTCCGAGACAATATGGCTGCCGGACATCGTCCTGTATGAAAA TGCCGACGGACGATTCGAGGGCTCGCTAATGACCAAGGCCATCGTGCGCTCGGACGGCACCATCGTGTGGCGCCCGCCGGCCAGCTACAAGTCCTCCTGCACCATGGACGTCACCTTCTTCCCCTTCGATCGGCAGAACTGCCCCATGAAGTTCGGCTCGTGGACCTACGACGGCAACATGGTGGACCTGGTCCTCATCGACCACTACGTGGATCGCAAGGATTTCTTCGACAACGGCGAGTGGCAGATCCTCAACGCCACGGGGGCGACGGGCAGCCGGCACGACGGCGTGTACTGGTACCCGTTCTTGACGTACTCCTTCATCCTGAAGAGGCTCCCGCTCTTCTACACGctcttcctcatcatcccgTGCCTGGGCCTGTCCTTCCTCACCGTGCTCGTGTTCTACCTGCCCTCGGACGAGGGCGAGAAGCTCTCGCTGTCCACCTCCGTCCTGGTGTCGCTCACCGTCTTCTTGCTCGTGATCGAGGAGATCATCCCGTCGTCCTCCAAGGTCATCCCGCTTATCGGCGAGTACCTGCTCTTCATTATGATCTTCGTCACCTTCTCCATCATCGTCACCGTCTTCGTTATCAACGTGCACCACCGCTCGTCTGCCACCTACCACCCCATGGCCCCCTGGGTAAAGACTCTGTTCCTCCAGAGGCTACCCAGACTGCTTTGCATGAGAGGGCACACGGACAG GTACCACTATCCAGACATAGAGCTGCGTAGTCCAGAGTTGAAGCCCCGTGGAGCTGCCGGGAAGAGGGGGGCGTCGGGCCAGGGCCAAGGCCCACAGAGAGGACCTGGCCCtgggaaggaggatgagaatCACGCCTGGCTGGCCATGCTGGAGAAAGCCACCAACTCTGTCCGCTACATCAGCCGGCACATTAAGAAGGAGCACTTcatcagagag gtggTCCAGGATTGGAAGTTCGTAGCCCAGGTGTTGGACCGGATCTTTCTGTGGGCCTTCCTAACCGTGTCTATCCTGGGAACTGTTCTCATTTTCACTCCAGCACTGAATATGTACCTAACCACTCCTccctag